A genome region from Geodermatophilus bullaregiensis includes the following:
- a CDS encoding PPOX class F420-dependent oxidoreductase — translation MADTQDGPELLPVTRELAEGPNFAAISTLLPSGRIQTQYIWVGTDGERLYVNTETGRRKFENLKRDARVTLAIRDEGNPYRYAEVRGRVVDTTTGPEARAQIDELSQKYDGRPYPAENIRTERVTIWIEPERQTAMG, via the coding sequence GTCACCCGCGAGCTGGCGGAGGGGCCCAACTTCGCGGCGATCAGCACGCTGCTGCCCAGCGGGCGCATCCAGACCCAGTACATCTGGGTGGGCACCGACGGCGAGCGGCTCTACGTCAACACCGAGACGGGACGGCGCAAGTTCGAGAACCTCAAGCGCGACGCCCGCGTCACCCTCGCCATCCGCGACGAGGGCAACCCCTACCGCTACGCCGAGGTGCGCGGCCGGGTGGTGGACACGACGACCGGCCCGGAGGCCCGCGCGCAGATCGACGAGCTGTCGCAGAAGTACGACGGCCGGCCCTACCCGGCGGAGAACATCAGGACCGAGCGGGTCACCATCTGGATCGAGCCGGAGCGGCAGACCGCCATGGGCTGA